A single region of the Elizabethkingia sp. JS20170427COW genome encodes:
- the ileS gene encoding isoleucine--tRNA ligase, with translation MKKFTEYKHLNLIDSANVIANFWKEKDTFKKSVQNRQGNPEYVFYEGPPSANGMPGIHHVMARSLKDIFCRYQTQNGKQVFRKAGWDTHGLPVELGVEKELGITKEDIGKKISVEDYNKACREAVMRYTDVWNQLTEKIGYWVDLEDPYITYNSKYMETVWWLLKQLYQKDFLYKGYTIQPYSPAAGTGLSSHELNQPGTYRDVSDTTIVAQFKVKQLSEKLSALFTGNTGDIHILAWTTTPWTLPSNTALTVGAHIDYVLVKTFNQYTFEPIQIILAKDLVAKNFGKKYAEASDEEFAQYTPESKVIPFQILAEFKGSDMLETTYEQLVPWFTPAENPEKAFRVIPGDFVTTEDGTGIVHTAPTFGADDARVAKEAGVPPMLVKDENDNLIPLVDLQGKFILGDNVPELFAGKYIKNEYYNAGEAPEKSWDVELAILLKTENKAFKVEKYSHSYPHCWRTDKPVLYYPLDSWFVKMTSVKDRLVELNKTINWKPKATGEGRFANWLENVNDWNLSRSRYWGIPLPIWRSEDLKEEKIIGSVEELISEIEKSIAAGFMNENPYQGFEVGNMSKENYEKVDLHKNFVDKIILVSDSGKPMKRENDLIDVWFDSGSMPYAQLHYPFENKDYIDNHKAFPADFIAEGVDQTRGWFYTLHAIATTVFDSVAYKNVMSNGLVLDKNGQKMSKRLGNAIDPFKTLETYGPDATRWYMISNAMPWENLKFDLDGIDEVRRKFFGTLYNTYSFFALYANVDGFTYAEKDIENRPELDRWILSELNILVHDVKAFYEDYEPTKVARAINTFVNDNLSNWYVRLSRRRFWKGDYSEDKISAYQTLYQCLNTIAKISAPIAPFFMDQLYQDLNLVTGKENAESVHLSDFPIVDEAAIDQSLVEKTHLAQQITSMVFSLRKKENIKVRQPLQKVMIPVLDEKTKAQILDVAELIKQEVNVKELQLIDAEEASTLIIKQIKPNFKALGPKLGKDMKMVAAEISALNNEGIAELEKNGNITIQNYTITTDDVEISTKDIPGWTVVSEGKVTVALDLTITEELRAEGIAREFINRIQNLRKDKDFEISDKIIIELEKNNPYLQEILNNKSYISNEVLANNITVTETINGEEIEIEEQKFKISINKA, from the coding sequence ATGAAAAAGTTTACCGAATATAAACATCTGAATCTTATCGATTCGGCCAATGTTATCGCAAATTTTTGGAAAGAAAAAGATACTTTTAAGAAAAGTGTCCAAAACCGCCAAGGAAACCCTGAATACGTTTTTTATGAAGGACCACCTTCTGCTAATGGTATGCCTGGTATCCACCACGTTATGGCGAGAAGCTTAAAAGATATTTTCTGCCGCTACCAAACTCAAAACGGGAAACAAGTATTCCGTAAAGCAGGATGGGACACCCATGGTCTGCCTGTAGAATTAGGCGTTGAAAAAGAATTAGGCATCACCAAAGAAGATATCGGTAAAAAAATATCAGTAGAAGACTATAATAAAGCTTGTCGTGAAGCGGTAATGAGATACACTGATGTTTGGAATCAATTGACTGAAAAAATCGGATATTGGGTGGATTTAGAAGATCCTTACATCACTTATAATTCCAAATACATGGAAACTGTTTGGTGGCTTCTAAAACAATTGTACCAAAAAGATTTCTTGTATAAAGGTTACACCATACAACCATATTCTCCAGCAGCGGGTACAGGGCTTTCTTCTCACGAGCTTAACCAACCAGGCACCTACCGAGATGTGTCTGATACAACCATTGTTGCTCAGTTTAAAGTAAAACAACTTTCAGAAAAACTATCTGCATTATTTACTGGAAACACAGGAGACATCCACATCTTAGCTTGGACCACCACACCTTGGACTTTGCCATCTAACACTGCTTTAACAGTAGGTGCACATATCGATTACGTATTGGTAAAAACATTTAACCAATACACCTTCGAGCCTATCCAGATTATCCTTGCAAAAGACCTAGTGGCTAAAAATTTTGGAAAAAAATACGCTGAAGCTAGCGACGAAGAGTTTGCTCAATATACTCCAGAAAGCAAAGTTATCCCATTCCAAATTCTGGCTGAATTTAAAGGTAGCGACATGTTAGAAACTACCTATGAACAACTAGTTCCTTGGTTTACCCCAGCTGAAAATCCTGAAAAAGCTTTCCGTGTAATCCCTGGAGACTTCGTAACTACTGAAGACGGTACAGGTATCGTACACACGGCTCCTACTTTTGGTGCAGATGATGCACGCGTAGCTAAAGAAGCGGGAGTACCACCGATGTTAGTGAAGGATGAAAACGATAACCTTATCCCTCTTGTAGATTTACAAGGTAAATTTATCTTAGGAGACAATGTTCCTGAGCTTTTTGCTGGAAAATATATTAAAAACGAATATTACAATGCTGGTGAAGCTCCTGAAAAATCTTGGGATGTTGAATTGGCAATTCTTTTAAAAACAGAAAATAAAGCCTTCAAAGTAGAAAAATACAGCCACAGTTATCCACACTGTTGGAGAACCGACAAACCTGTATTGTACTATCCTCTAGATTCTTGGTTTGTAAAAATGACTTCAGTAAAAGACCGTTTGGTAGAGCTTAACAAAACTATCAACTGGAAGCCGAAAGCTACAGGTGAGGGACGTTTTGCCAACTGGTTAGAAAATGTTAATGACTGGAATCTTTCCCGATCTCGTTATTGGGGAATCCCATTACCAATCTGGAGAAGCGAAGATTTAAAAGAAGAAAAAATCATCGGATCTGTAGAAGAATTGATTTCCGAAATTGAGAAATCTATTGCTGCTGGCTTTATGAACGAAAATCCTTATCAAGGTTTTGAAGTAGGCAATATGTCTAAAGAAAACTATGAAAAAGTAGATCTTCATAAAAACTTTGTGGATAAAATCATCCTGGTATCCGACTCTGGAAAACCGATGAAGAGAGAGAACGACCTTATCGACGTATGGTTCGACTCTGGTTCTATGCCTTATGCACAACTACACTATCCTTTTGAGAACAAAGATTACATCGATAACCACAAGGCTTTCCCTGCCGACTTTATTGCAGAAGGAGTGGACCAAACTAGAGGTTGGTTCTACACCCTACATGCCATTGCTACAACCGTATTCGACTCTGTTGCGTACAAAAATGTAATGTCTAACGGTTTGGTATTGGATAAAAATGGGCAAAAAATGTCTAAACGTTTAGGCAATGCTATTGATCCGTTCAAAACTTTAGAAACTTATGGTCCAGATGCTACCCGTTGGTATATGATCTCGAATGCTATGCCTTGGGAAAACTTGAAATTTGATTTAGATGGAATTGATGAAGTAAGAAGAAAATTCTTCGGAACTTTATACAACACCTACTCTTTCTTTGCCCTTTATGCTAATGTAGATGGATTTACCTACGCAGAAAAAGACATCGAGAACAGACCCGAGTTAGACCGTTGGATTCTTTCCGAACTCAATATATTGGTACACGACGTAAAAGCATTTTATGAAGATTACGAACCTACAAAAGTAGCCAGAGCTATTAATACTTTTGTAAACGATAATCTTAGTAATTGGTATGTGCGTTTATCAAGAAGACGTTTCTGGAAAGGAGATTATTCCGAAGACAAAATCTCTGCTTACCAAACACTTTACCAATGTCTGAACACCATTGCTAAGATTTCAGCTCCTATTGCTCCATTCTTTATGGATCAACTTTATCAAGATCTGAACTTAGTAACAGGCAAAGAAAATGCAGAATCGGTACACCTTAGCGATTTCCCTATTGTAGATGAAGCCGCTATCGACCAATCTCTTGTTGAGAAAACCCACTTAGCACAGCAAATTACCAGTATGGTATTTTCGCTACGTAAAAAGGAAAACATCAAAGTTCGTCAGCCTTTACAGAAAGTAATGATTCCTGTTTTAGATGAAAAAACCAAAGCTCAGATCCTAGATGTTGCAGAATTAATCAAACAAGAGGTTAACGTAAAAGAACTTCAATTAATTGATGCGGAAGAAGCTTCTACTTTAATCATCAAACAGATTAAACCTAACTTTAAAGCATTAGGGCCAAAACTAGGAAAAGACATGAAAATGGTAGCAGCCGAAATTTCTGCACTTAACAATGAAGGTATTGCTGAATTAGAGAAAAACGGAAATATTACCATTCAGAATTATACCATCACAACAGACGATGTGGAAATCTCTACCAAAGATATTCCTGGATGGACAGTGGTTTCAGAAGGAAAAGTAACCGTTGCTCTAGACCTTACCATTACAGAAGAGCTAAGAGCTGAAGGAATTGCTAGAGAATTTATCAATAGAATCCAGAACTTAAGAAAAGATAAGGATTTCGAAATCAGTGATAAAATAATCATCGAATTAGAAAAAAATAATCCTTATTTACAAGAAATTTTAAATAATAAATCGTATATTAGTAATGAAGTTCTAGCAAATAACATTACAGTTACGGAAACTATAAACGGTGAAGAAATTGAAATAGAAGAACAGAAATTTAAAATAAGTATTAACAAAGCGTGA